GGAGATTGCCGACGACCTCTCCCGCCATGTAAAATCGGTGGACAACGCGCTCCAGCGGGTGAAGCGCAAGCTCGAGCGGTACCTCGAGCGGCGCGAGCAAGAGATGTACCCGTAAGCCTTCCCGGGCCGGCGTAGCTCAACGGCAGAGCGCCCGCCTTGTAA
The sequence above is drawn from the Bacillota bacterium genome and encodes:
- a CDS encoding RNA polymerase sporulation sigma factor SigH (DNA-dependent RNA polymerase catalyzes the transcription of DNA into RNA using the four ribonucleoside triphosphates as substrates), which encodes EIADDLSRHVKSVDNALQRVKRKLERYLERREQEMYP